A segment of the Aquipuribacter hungaricus genome:
CGACACCGGGGACTCCGCGGAGTCGACGGAGTGGGTGCGCGGGTCGCGCAGGTACCGGCGGACGAGCCGGTCGACGCCGTTGTCCAGCGTGGCGCTGAACAGCATCCGCTGGATGCCGGCCGGGGTGGCGTCGAGGATGCGCGTGACGGCGGGCAGGAAGCCCAGGTCGGCCATGTGGTCGGCCTCGTCGAGCACGGTGATCCGGACCTGGTCGAGGAACACCTCGCGCTGGCCCATGAGGTCCTCGAGGCGGCCCGGGCAGGCGATGACGATGTCGACGCCGCGGCTCAGGGCCTGGGTCTGACGGCCCTGGGGGACGCCGCCGAAGACCGTGGTGACCGTGAGGCCGTTGGTCTCGGCGAGGGGGCGCAGCACCTCGGCGATCTGGGTGGCCAGCTCGCGGGTGGGGGCCAGGACGAGCGCGCGGGGGCGCTTGGTCGTCCGGGTCGTCGTGGTGTCCGACAGCAGGCGGCTGACGATCGGCAGCGCGAAGGCCAGCGTCTTGCCGGAGCCGGTGCGTCCGCGGCCCAGGACGTCGCGCCCGGCCATGGAGTCCGGCAGCGTCGCGGTCTGGATCGGGAAGGGGGCGGTGATGCCCTGCGCGGACAGCGCCGCGACGAGGGGGGCGGAGACGCCGAGGGCGTCGAAACCGGGGGTGGGCTGCGACTCGGGCGTCGCGGACAGGGGTGTTCCAGGCATGTGGGTGCTCGCGCCTCTCAGGCGTGGTCGGGGCGCCGCAGACAGACCTCGGCTTGGTCCGGCAGGTGGTGCGTGCCGGAGCCGGTGCAGGTGCTCCACGACGGTGCGGCGCGCACGGGTCGGCGCGGCGCTGCAGCCATCCTCCCACACCGGGGGGCGGGGGTCCGCGCCGCTCCGCGCGCGACGGCCCCGCCTGGGACAGTGGCCGTGTGCCCCGTGCCCCGAGAGCCGTCCCCGAGCGCGTGCGGCGCCTGGGCCGGACCGCCCCGCTGCTCGTGCAGTCGGCCGTCGCCGCCGGGCTGGCGTACTGGGTGGCCAGCACGGTGCTCGGGCACGAGCAGCCGTTCTTCGCGCCGGTCGCCGCGATCGTCGGCCTCGGTGCGTCCTACCGGCAGCGCGGCCGTCGAGCGGTGGAGATCGTCGTCGGCGTGGCGATCGGCGTCGGGGTCGGCGACCTCGTCGTCGCGCTCGTCGGGCCCAGCATCTGGGTCCTCGTCCTGGCGGTCCTCGTCGCCATGAGCCTGGCGGTGTTCCTCGACGTGGGGGCCCTCGTGGTCACCC
Coding sequences within it:
- a CDS encoding DEAD/DEAH box helicase, with the protein product MPGTPLSATPESQPTPGFDALGVSAPLVAALSAQGITAPFPIQTATLPDSMAGRDVLGRGRTGSGKTLAFALPIVSRLLSDTTTTRTTKRPRALVLAPTRELATQIAEVLRPLAETNGLTVTTVFGGVPQGRQTQALSRGVDIVIACPGRLEDLMGQREVFLDQVRITVLDEADHMADLGFLPAVTRILDATPAGIQRMLFSATLDNGVDRLVRRYLRDPRTHSVDSAESPVSTMTHRLLSVSDATAKSEVVRELASGTGRRVLFMRTKHSAKKLAKQLIAAGIPSVDLHGNLTQGARQRNLTAFSEGEVNVLVATDVAARGIHVDDVELVVHVDPPTEHKAYLHRSGRTARAGSEGTVVTVVLPEQEREVTTLMRQAKVTPRKDRVQPGSPVVAELVGEVAPKREYTSPAEKMAALQGETGTGRRATGRSRRSGAQAGSSTGGRSGGS